TTCGAAATCAATTGACCTTGGTAGGAATGTCATATTTTCTTATAGAAATTATGGTGATATGTGCTTTAGTTTTGGTAGAAATAAAAATATGGAAAATATTGAAAAAATTGAAAAATTCATTCTGATCAAAATTTATCCGTTTTTAAAAAAATGGGAGAATAGTCAGTATAGGTTTTTCTGAAATCGGATTAGTACCCTGATCCTTTTAATTGGATTTTGTAGTAAATTAATGTTAAAACTAAGAATACTTGCGGTAAAGGCATTTTTTGCTTACCTTTGCGGATAATTACGTTTGCAGGTTTACTTGTGACTTAATTGCCCTCAGAAACTCCATTTTTTGAGGGTTTTTTTATTTAAAGAAACTTCTATCTCGTTTTAGGATTCAGAAACCATCATTGCATAGTTGCCTCTTTCTATGTTTTGATAGGCACTCATTTCATGTTCTGATACATCGAGACCTTTGAGCTCCATCTCTTCAGTTACTCTGATTCCTACTGTTTTTTTGATAATGTACAGGACACCATATGCAAATGCAAAAGTAAATGCTCCAATAGACGCCACGCCGATCAATTGGGTTATAAAATTTCCTGCACCAAAAATGCCAACAGCCAATGTTCCCCAAATCCCGCATACTAAATGTACAGACGTAGCGCCTACAGGATCATCAAGTTTTAACTTGTCAAAAAATACGACTGAAAAAGGTATGATTGCACCCGCTACTGCACCCACAATGATAGCGTATCCCGGTGTGAAACCATCTGCACCCGCCGTAATTCCTACCAATCCTGCTAAAACACCATTAAGGACCATAGAATGATCGAGAGACTTAAATTTTAAATATGAGACGATAAATGTTGTCAAAGCTCCCGCAGCAGCACCCAGACAAGTCGTCACAAAAACTAAAGAAACTGCACCCGGATCTGCCGAAAGTACAGAACCACCATTGAATCCAAACCATCCAAACCAAAGAAGAAACGCACCGATGGTTGCTAATGGCATATTATGTCCCGGGATAGGCCTGACGCCATTTTTGGTATATTTTCCTTTTCGGGCACCTAACAAAATGATCGCAGCGAGAGCACCCCAGCCTCCCACACTATGTACAAGTGTCGAGCCGGCAAAATCAATAAATCCAATGTCATTCAGCCATCCGCCACCCCATTTCCACATGCCCGTAACAGGGTAGGATATCATGACAAAAAAAGCAACAAAAACAAGAAATGGCATCAACTTGATTCTCTCAGCAACCGCACCGGAAACAATGCTGGCACATGTTGCGGCAAACATAGACTGAAATATAAAATCTGTGTAATAGGCATATTTGCCATCTGCATACTCTTCCAGACCTGCGGCTCCTTCCGGCAAACTAAGTCCAAAACCTCCGAAACCTAATATACCACCTGAAAAATCTGATCCCGGATACATCAGATTAAATCCGACAGCATAGTAAGTAAGCAGCCCGATACAAATGATAATGACATTCTTAAATAAAATATTGACTGTGTTTTTTTGTTGTACGAGACCCGCTTCTAAAGTGGCAAATCCTAAATGCATAATAAATACCATCATTGTTGCGATCAGTATCCACAAATTATTGGCGATAAATGTTCCTTCTGACATAATTGGTTTTATTTAATGGATAAATTTTTTTAAAGAGCAGATTCGTTGATTTTACCTGTTCGGACAGAAATAATTTCATCAATAGAAGTAATGATTATTTTTCCATCCCCGATTTCACCGGTATGGGCAGCATTTCTGATTGCTTCTACAATTTTTTTTACATTTTGATCCTCAATGATGATTTCTATTTTCATTCGGGCGATGTAGCCAATATCATATTCCACCCCACGATATATGGCGTGTTCTGCAATTTGTTTTCCGTAACCTTTAACTTCAAAAAATGTAAAAAAACTAGCTCCTGCGCTACTCAGTTCATTTTTTACTGTTTCAAATTTTGAAGATCTGATAATGGCTTCTATCTTCTTCATTCATTTAATTTTATGGATGATTAATAAGTCAAATGTAATTGTGATGCTATTTACTGCATTGTCATTTTTGGTGCAATATGTTATTTGTAATGAACTGAAATTATAGTTACCAATCTGTAAATCAATGATTTAATATAAAAATGTATGTAATGGTTAAAATCATCGAAACACATAATTTATATTTATTAATCTTTGATATTGACTATTGTTAATGTCTTCGCAAAGACATATTATCTGATATTTTATTTTTAAAAGAAATGAGATTGAAAATTAAATTATATTTGGTTTTCAAAACGGTGATATATGAAAAATCTGACCTTCCTGTTCTTTCTCCAATTAATTGCAATAAATAGTTTACTTTGTCAAAATACTTATGATCTGTTTTCAACACCAGGATTGTTTTACGGTATAGCCTACATTGATTCATATGCAAATTTCAATATTAGGAATAATTCTATTTTTTATCAAAGAGATACGATTATCAATAATAAAAGATTTTTACAGTTTGCTTCTACTAATAATCCGCTTTCAAAATGGCATATTTATATAGAGGGATATAAAGTTTTTGCTAAAGAAAATATTTCTGATACTAAGGACTTGTTATATGACTTTGGTGCAGAACCGGGTGACACAGTTAAAACACTAACTAAAATTTACAAAGTACTTAGTAAAGAAGTTCGTCAGCTCAATGACGGGAAAGACAGAATCTATATGAAATTACATCATTTGTCATCACCTGCATTTACTGTGGAATGGATGGAAGGAATCGGAGATTTAAGAAACAGTTTGATATTCTTATTATATCATCATCCTTTTGATGTGCATTTAGTTTGTGTAAATGTAGGTGGACAAATAATTTACCAAAATGATGTAGAGAACATTAGTTGTAAAAGTTTAAATTGTATTCGGTCAGGGAGTAAGTTTTCTTATACACACACCGGCGAAGAATTGCAGTTTATAAATCAGTCTGAGTACTATGAGGAAGTTGAGTGGGATTTTGGCGACGGTACAACTTCAACTGAATTACATCCGACACATCGATATGAAACTCCGGGTTGCAAAGAAGTCAGTCTCAGGACTACTTCGCTTTGTGGTACAGAATCTGTATCAAAACAAAAAATTGATTATTGTGAGACAGGAGACTGGCAAACTGTAGCAAATTATGAAGTTCAGGGTGGTATAAATCAATTTCATTATATAAATGCTAAAGAGATTTGGGCTTCAAATATAAAATCATTATATTACTCAAAAGATGCAGGAAAGACATTTGAACAGATTGCTTTCAAAGCAGACGCTATTAAAACTACAGATTACATCAGGTCAACTGCCTTTAAAGGGGATAATGGAGTTATATTTTTTTGGACCAACAAAGGAAATAAAAGAGTTTATCAAATTTATATCACCGATGACAAAGGAAAGACGTGGAAAATATCAAAGGAGTTTACAGATTACTCTATGGGTTTTATTAATTATGGTAATACTTGTATGATTGTTAGTTACGACCCAAAATCACCCGCGTACATTTCATATAATCTGGGAAAATTGTGGTTTGAATTGAAGTTGCCTTTTCCCAATGGAATTCGAAGTTTGGACTATAAAGACAATGTATTAGTAGCAGTTCAGAGAAATCCGGCATTAGGACTAACGAAAAATTCGGCATCCTATTCTTTAGATGAAGGAAAAACATGGAATACACAGCCCTTGCCTCCATTTATCTATATGTCCGTTATTGACACTGATAATGTCTATTTATTAACTGAAACATTTGAAATATTACATGTACAGGATCGGTTCAGAAGTATAAAGAAGATATACCAGTTTCAAGATCTGAGATATTTAAATCAAATGATTTTCAAGGATTTAAATCATGGTTATTTACTGACCGGAGAAAAAATATATTTTACTTCTGACGGAGGAAAAAATTGGGACGAACAAAATTGTTTGGGAGAAAATATAAGAATGCTGCAAACAGATCATAATAATAATTTTTTTGCTTTAAATGATTCCAATCTGCTGAGATACATTCCTATTGGTGTAAAACCTGAATGTTCAACATTTTATAAAGATGAAGGTAAAGAAATAAACCCGGTGAATATTTTTCCAAATCCTGTGCTATCGGGTGAACAGTTTCAGGTAGTAAATAACACTAAGGGAATGCTTACAATTGATATTTTTGATTTTACCGGACGGCTTGTTATTTCCTCCAATGTGATCGATTCCAACGATATATATTGCGGTACGGTACTGAACAGTGGAAATTACATTGTCAGAATTTTTGAGGAAGATACACGTAAATACTTTTCAAAGGTAATTACGGTACTTTAAGAAATAAGGAAGAACTTTATAAACTAATTCTACAACAATGCCTTCAAAAGTTCAGTGAGTTTTTCCTGCGTATGACCTTTGCCGGAGAGTCTGTGTTTTTCTACTCCATCTTTATAGATAGTAATAGTTGGAAACCCCGTGATGTTATATTTCTGATTGGTATCTTTATTTTTTTCAAAATCCACCTGACCGAATGTGACTTTACTTAATGAAGGGTCTTTGACAAGTCCTTCTACATCAGGACGTTGGGATGCACAGATAGAGCACCAGGTAGCATGAAAAAACATCAGTGAAACACCTTGTTGAATTTTAGCGTCATAATCTGCAACTCCGGAGATATCCTCCAATACTTTGGGTCCGGTATTCAGATCTTCTTTATTGCACGAAAGACAAACAGTAAAAAGGAAAATAATGACAAGTATTCTGGGCATGATTATATTTTTTAATTGCAAATATAGGTTTTTGAAATTATTCGGAACAACCGTTTTCTGATTTTTTTCCTTTGATTACACAATTGATTCATTCACCGTATGTTTCCATTTGGGAAAGTGGTCTGTGAATTGTGAGCCCGCACTTTTGTGTAAAACACGCCGGAAAAGTATATCGTCTTTTGATGATACGTTTCTCAGATAGCTGTCACGACCATGATTTCGGATGTATGATATTACTTCTTCAATTTTTTCCAACTGTCTGTTTTTTAGCCAGATAACCGGATCAAAACTCCAAATATAGGTTGCGTTGGTATTGAGCATCTCCCAGATGTAGTGCACCATTTTATCACCTTTTATTGTGAATAAAAATCCTATTTTAGGCGTCAATGTAAAATGTAATTTTTCACTTTCACTTTGCAGATTTCCTGCCAGGTATTCGAGTTGTTTTTTATTTCGGATATCATCCGTTTTCATTATGTGATCAAAAAGTTCTTGCTGTGACATAGGATTGGTTCCCAGCATATTCCGGTCAAAAGGCTCAAAAAGATCCGGTGCCGTAAAAAGACTTTTATCCACTTCATGAATAAATCGCGGTGGTTTTTTTAGTTTTTCCAGACGTATAAATTTGATGGTGTCTATTGCTACATCTTTGATCATTTCTATTTCTTTCGAAGCCGCAATGATCCGGTTGACGCTCTTGCCTTCCTTATGAATTACCAGCAACACTTCAAAAGTGCAGCTGTTAAAATGGTTGGGAAAATAACTTTTGATGTATTCAAATTCCGGGAGGATATGACTGTTATTAATTTTAATCTCGACGGTGTGATCCAGCCAGGGTAATTTCTGATCAAAAGTGATAAACCCCATTCCAAATCTGACCTTATTAAAAGAAGCATTGACTTTTAGATGGATTAGTTTTTCGTTCGTTTGATTAGTTACGGGCATCGTTTCTGATAGAAGGTTTAGAAAAGAAGTCTTTTTATAGAAGCTAAGATCTGCATTAAAAGCCGGCCAGTAAATATCTGTAAATGTCAGCCGAAGTACAGCAGCTTTTGGTTTTTGATTCAGAAAATGGTCTAAATATGCTGGTCTGTAATTAATAATCCTGATCGTGAGATTGGCATCCGTTTTTGAGTATGAGATCATTTCGGCCTCCCAGTAAATATCTCTGCCTTCTGTAAATCGAAATTCGCCGTATGGTAAATTGGTGTTTTCTATTGGAATATTGAGTTGATCATTGAGCCGGATACCGGTGTTTGTGATACAAAGTATGATGCTTTTTTGATCAGACATTTTAGTTTACCTTAATATTTCTGTGACATTGGCTTCAATGGTTTCGCATATCTGATCGGTCGGTAAGTCGTTTGCATCTGTGCCGAATGGATCTTCAATTTCTTCAGCGAGCAACTCGATACTACCAAATACATAGTAAATTAATGCCACAATGGCCATCGCCCAATATCCAAATTCACGCACAAATCCTATCGGCATAGTAAATACATAAATAAAGATAATCTTTTTCAGATACATACTGTAAGAATATGGTATGGGTGTTCTTTTTATCCTTTCACAAGCTCCTATATTATCAGTAAAGGATTGTAACTCATTATTCAGGTACAGCATGATTTCGGCTGTGATGCGACCATGAATATAGAGTTTATAAATCTCAGCATAAAGAGTGAGCATGATTTTATTGGGAAGATGTAATGCATCATCAAAATATTCGGGAGGATAGTGGTCTAGTGAACGCATATTTTCAGTTTTGGCTCCACTTCTCAGATGTTCTTTAGCAGCATACACATAGTCAGTAATGAGAGACTTAAAAAGATTTTTCTCTTTTTCATCTGACAATATTACTGATAATTTCAGAGCAAGATTTCTGGAATTATTTACAAAACTACCCCATATTTTTCTGCCTTCCCACCATCGTTCATAAGATGTGTTCGTACGGAACACCAATAACAGCGATAATGCAAATCCCACTAACGCATGAATCGTAGTGGTGTTTTTAAAAGTGACATTAAAAACTTCATTTTCCAGATAAGCCACAATGCCGGTAAAGATGGCCACACCCGCAATTCCGGGTAACATTATCCTGAAGGTATCGCTTTTATGAAAATTAAAAATAAGGTTCCACCAATCTTTCGGGTTATAAATGACCATTGTTTGTTATGCTGTTATTTCGACTGCAAAAAAAGCTATTTATTTGCAACTCCTGTTAAATTGTCGCATAAATAATAGCGAACTCCAAAAAGATAAGCAATTTGAGCAAATGAACAAATAAAGCTTAGTTTTGTCCTTTCTTAGTTCATTTAAAAATCAAACTTAATTTTATGTCAAATCATTATTTTAATCCGGAAGACCTGAAGAAATTTGGAAATATTACGGAATTTCAGGAGCCTATGGGCAAAAAGTTCTTTGAGTGGTATGGAGAGGTATTTGCAGAAGGAGCACTTACAAAAAGGGAAAAAAGCCTTATTGCGCTGGCGGTGGCTCATGCAGTAGGTTGTCCTTATTGTATGGATGCATATACATCCGGCTGTCTTTCTGAAGGAGCAGATGAAGAACAAATGATGGAAGCAGTCCACGTCGCCGCAGCCATCAAAGGTGGAGCAACATTGGTAAACAGTGTTATGATGATGAATCAGGTGAAATCTAAATTGATGTAATCCATTTCATCAAATTCAATATTAATAACTTAGTTCCAAATGAGTATCAGACAAAAAAGCAAGTCGCTTTCTTCTTCACATAATCAGTTATCCGATACTTTTTTTCAATTGAAAGTATTAAACGGAGAAGCTTTGGTTCCTGATACCTTTACTAGCTTTTCAGAAAAGATTGTTACACACCTGACACCTCGAGTACCCGAAATATTGCAAATCAATATCGGCAAACTTTGTAATCAAACCTGTGCACATTGCCATGTGGATGCCGGACCGGATAAGAAAGTGGAAAATATGAATAAAGTTACACTGGAAAAATGTCTGCAAATCCTTTCCAAATTTGATATACCTACAGTAGATATAACAGGTGGTGCCCCGGAAATGAATCCACATTTCAGATGGTTTGTAGAAGAATGCACCAAATTGGGTAAAAAAGTGATGAATCGTTGTAATCTAACCATTATCAGGGCAAATAAAAAGTATTATGATCTACCTGCATTTTTTGCTCAACACAAGGTGCACGTTATTTCTTCCCTTCCTTATTTTTCAAAAACAAGAACAGATAGTCAAAGAGGAGATGGTGTGTTTGATGATTCTATTGAAGCCCTAAAAATGTTGAATTCGGTAGGATACGGGAATCAAGATTCGGGTCTTATCCTCGATTTGGTGTATAATCCTTCAGGAGCATTTCTGCCCGGAGATCAACACGGATTGGAAGTAGAATTTAAAAGACAGTTAAGTCGAAAGTTTGGCATAGAATTCAATAATTTATTTGCTATCACAAATCTACCCATTAGCCGTTTCCTGGATTATCTGATTTCATCTGACAATTATGAATCGTACATGCAAACACTTGAAGATGCCTATAATCCGGCTACTTTGGATGGATTGATGTGCAGATATACACTTTCTGTCAGTTGGGATGGATATATTTATGATTGTGATTTTAATCAGATGCTGGATCTGAAGGTGGCATCTACTTCACAGCATATTAACCATTTTGATATGGATGTACTTATGAATCGGAAGATTGTAGTAAATCAGCATTGTTATGGATGTACAGCCGGAGCGGGTAGTAGTTGTGGAGGAGAGATAGCCTGATTTTTTATATTACATTTCATTTTCATCCAAAATATATTCAACTTTTATCTCAAACAATGTCAAAAATGACAGCTTTTTTGTAATTTTGAGCGCATTTTTACATATATAATTTCAGAAAGTCTTAGTTCATGAATAAGTTTGTTGTATCTGCCCGAAAGTACCGTCCTTCGTCTTTTGATGAAGTAATCGGTCAGGATCATGTTGCAAAAACACTCAAAAATGCTCTTCAAACAGGACAGCTTGCGCATTCATTTCTATTCACAGGACCAAGAGGGGTAGGCAAAACTACCTGCGCCAGAATATTGGCTAAAGTTATTAATTGTGAAAATCCTATCAATAAAACAGAAGCGTGCAATAAATGTAATTCCTGCATATCATTTGCCGACAATGCTTCATTTAATATACTCGAACTCGATGCCGCATCCAACAATAGTGTAGAAAATATACGTTCACTGATCGAACAGGTTCGGTTCCGGCCACAGGAGGGAAAATACAAAATATTTATCATAGATGAGGTACATATGTTGTCTCAGGCTGCCTTTAATGCCTTTCTGAAAACATTGGAAGAGCCACCTGAGTATGCTATTTTTATCCTTGCCACCACTGAAAAACATAAAATTATACCTACCATTCTATCCCGATGTCAGATTTTTGATTTCAAAAGAATCCAGATAGAAGATGCCGTCATACAACTACAGAAAATATGTGAAGCCGAAGGTAGAAAAGCTGAACATGAAGCACTCCACACTATTGCAGTGAAAGCTGACGGTGCCATGAGGGACGCTCTTTCTATATTTGATAAAGTTGCCAGTTCTGCCGGAGAGACTATCACGTACAAAGATGTGATTGCAAATCTTAATTTACTGGATTATGAATATTACTTCAAAGTCACCGATGCTTTTTTGAGAGAAGATTTTAATGATGTACTGCTTACACTCAATGAGGTGATACGATTGGGGTTTGACCCTGAACAGTTTGTACAGGGACTGGCGGATCATCTGAGGGAAGTAATGATTGCCAAAGATCCTTCAACCATCCAGATGATGGAAGCCAGTGATGATCTCAAAATCAGATATCAGAATCAGGCATTATTGGCAAAGTCTGCTTTTTTATTATCAGCACTTAATATCCTGAACCAATGTGATATCAATCTGCCGAGAGTAAAAAACAGAAGACTGCATGTAGAAATAGCACTCAGTAAAATAAGTTATTTAAGCCGATTGGTGCAAAAAGATTTAGTCAGCGGAGAGCCGCAGGAAAAAAAAACTGAAGTCGTAAGGGAACCGGATTCTGTAATCATTTCAACTCCTGTTAATAATGAAGAAGTACAGCCCAATTCGAATCAAAAAAGTACTGAAAATGCAGAATCTACAGATATAACATCTGAAATAATTTCTCCTCATAACGACACGTTCGAACATCAGGAAAAACAGACTGCTCAACCCAAACCACCAGCTTCTATACCGGGATTGAGCAATATAGAAGCGATCAAAAAATCTATTGCAGATAAAGAAGCTTCAAAAGCAGAGTCCAGGAAAAATCTGAATATTGATGCAGTCAAAGAGATATGGAAAAGTTACACAGAACTTAATCCATCAAAAAGTGTGCAGACAGCACTTGGAATTGCATTACTTGATCTGGATGGCAAAGTAATCAAAGTGGATGTTCCGACGACTATTTCAAGAGATATGATACTTCAGGAGAGTCAATTGGTGGAGAATCTGCGGAATCAATTAGGCACTGCTGATTTGATATTGAATGTTACAGTCAATAAAGATCTTTTTCCGGATTATGAAGACAACAGGCCGGTGCAGGCAATGACACAGAGAGAAAAGTATATACTCATGCTTGAAAAAAATCCGGGATTGGGCCTCCTTTCCAAAAAAATAGAATTGAAGCTTGATGCGGAGATAATGTAATATCAACATTTATTTTCTGTAAATTTGACATTAAATTGTACGAATTTAGCTTGTAGGCAATAGAAATTATTACTTTTATAATAAAAAAAGGACTTTCCTTTACCATTTGACAATTGAATTATTAAAGCACAAAATTATGCACACCCATTTTTTTAATTCAGCATGCGCATTCCTGAAAGTAGTGATCTTCATTCCATTATTTCTTTCTTCAATATTTATTGATAATTTACGGTCACAGGAAAACAATTTCTATGATCAGGGAAATTCCAATCGCATGGCAGCTGAGTGGGAACCGGCTTTGGGTACAATCATTGCATGGCCGCTTACGATTCCATACAAACTGGTGGTAGAATTGGCTAATGACAATAAATTATATACACTGGTAGAAGATGAAAAGTCAAAGAATGATGCTGTAAGTTGGTTTTCAAAATGGGGAATTGATGTATCTAAAGTAAGTTTTATTTATGCTCCACAAGGTATCGATGTCTCTTGGGTGCGGGATTGGGGACCACATGCTGTATTTACGCCCGAAGGTAAAATGATGCTTGCCGATGGAAAATATATTTTCGCCACTCCACTTAGCAGTTTTTCTTGCACAGACTCACTTGATTTTATGTATATGGACGGGGATAAGATTATCAAAACGGATATAGACGATAATGCAACTGTTCCGATTGGTAAACAAATAAATATTGAAGTACTGGATCTCCCGTTCATTAGCACCGGTGGCAATGTAATGACTGATGGACTGGGTACGGGATTTTCATCCTGTATTCTTACCAATGAAAACCGATACTACGGAGTGACTGACGATCAGTTTTTTTTACTCAATACGACCCTTCTCGGTTTAAAAAATTACAATATTTTATCCAATTTTGAAGACTTTGGAATTCAACATATTGATTGTCTGATGAAGGTACTTGATGAAGACAGAATTATGGTCGTTCAACCGCCTTCTGATCATGCGTTATATCCTGTATATGAGAACATAGTAAAGAATGAACTTTCACTTCTTAGAAATTATTATGGACGACCTTACAAAATAGTCAGGATGCAGACAGGTGTTTACAACAATAATCATCTTGCGGCATATTCCAACTCTCTGATTCTCAATAAAACCATTTATGTTCCTCTATTTCAAATTAAAGAAGATAGTGCAGCACTTCGTCGCTGGAGAGAGTTAATGCCAGGATATACAGTAAAAGGTTTTGAATTTGATTTAAAAAATGAGCCGGCGTTGACGCAGCAAATGAAACAGAGATATGTCGATTATGGCTGGACTCATGGGGATGCTCTGCATTGCCGGACAAGGGCCGTTTGGGATCAGGAAATGCTTTTTATCACTGTCAAAAAATTGGAAGAAGAAGTGTCATGTGCGGGTAACAAAAAAGTGTATGCATCGATTATTGATTACTGTAAGAAAGGATTAATTAATGAAAAAATATTGCTTAACTGGAGAATAAAGGGAACTAAGGAATGGATAAAAATAAAAATGAATAATTCAGGAGAAAACTATTTTGAAGCTGAAATGCCATGTGACAAAGCAGGAGTTGTTGTTGAATATTTTATTTCAGCTGAAGCAAAATCCGGGAAAAGGGAAAAATCGCCTCGTACTGCGCCGGATGGTTTTTATACTTGTTATATGAATTAAATTCTATATCAGGAAGTTCCTGATTCTTTAGACTTTAGTATATTCACTGTACTGTTTTGCAAATTTCGATTCATTAATGCAAATCAAATTTTGCATTTTTTATCATTAATACCACAATTTGCCTATCACATTAAAATGTGATTGACAGTTAAAGAAATTTACCTAACTTTGACTTTTATTTTGTCAAAACAATTGAACAATGAATCTTAAAGGCTCGCTTATTACTGCCTTAGTATTAAGTTTTGCATCTATCCTGCTATGGGAAATATATTGGAGATCTCAGGGCAAAGTTCCTGACATAGATGATGACAAAAATCTTTGGGCTGACCAAAGAGCCGAAGTTAACAGGCTCACAAAAGATGATGTAATATTGACGGGCTCATCCAGGGTACTCTTTGATATTCAGATTTATGAATGGGAAAAAATAACCGGAAAGAGACCCATACAACTGGCTACAGTTGGATCAACGCCACTTCCTGTTTTCAGAGACATTGTTGAAAAAACAGATTTTGCAGGTACGATCATAGTCGGTGTCACACCAGGACTATTTTTCTCTACAATTAACGAAAAAGCAGGGCCCTTCAGACGCCCCAATCAAAGAATAAAACATTTTTATAACCGTACTTATGCACAGCGACTAAATCATTTTTTATCAATGCCGCTTCAGAAAAATTTTGTTTTTGTTGCTACCAGTGAAGAAGAATGGGCGAGTGATATAGACTTAAAATCCTTGTTGCGAAATATAAAATTTGGTAACAGAACAGGTGAAGAGCCATTTCCACCTTTTTACCAGTTTGACCTTATAGATGAAAACAGAAATAACCGAATGACGGAAAGAACAGCAACTGATACAGCATTTGCAGGTACTGTAAAA
The genomic region above belongs to Saprospiraceae bacterium and contains:
- the amt gene encoding ammonium transporter; its protein translation is MSEGTFIANNLWILIATMMVFIMHLGFATLEAGLVQQKNTVNILFKNVIIICIGLLTYYAVGFNLMYPGSDFSGGILGFGGFGLSLPEGAAGLEEYADGKYAYYTDFIFQSMFAATCASIVSGAVAERIKLMPFLVFVAFFVMISYPVTGMWKWGGGWLNDIGFIDFAGSTLVHSVGGWGALAAIILLGARKGKYTKNGVRPIPGHNMPLATIGAFLLWFGWFGFNGGSVLSADPGAVSLVFVTTCLGAAAGALTTFIVSYLKFKSLDHSMVLNGVLAGLVGITAGADGFTPGYAIIVGAVAGAIIPFSVVFFDKLKLDDPVGATSVHLVCGIWGTLAVGIFGAGNFITQLIGVASIGAFTFAFAYGVLYIIKKTVGIRVTEEMELKGLDVSEHEMSAYQNIERGNYAMMVSES
- a CDS encoding P-II family nitrogen regulator → MKKIEAIIRSSKFETVKNELSSAGASFFTFFEVKGYGKQIAEHAIYRGVEYDIGYIARMKIEIIIEDQNVKKIVEAIRNAAHTGEIGDGKIIITSIDEIISVRTGKINESAL
- a CDS encoding T9SS type A sorting domain-containing protein — its product is MKNLTFLFFLQLIAINSLLCQNTYDLFSTPGLFYGIAYIDSYANFNIRNNSIFYQRDTIINNKRFLQFASTNNPLSKWHIYIEGYKVFAKENISDTKDLLYDFGAEPGDTVKTLTKIYKVLSKEVRQLNDGKDRIYMKLHHLSSPAFTVEWMEGIGDLRNSLIFLLYHHPFDVHLVCVNVGGQIIYQNDVENISCKSLNCIRSGSKFSYTHTGEELQFINQSEYYEEVEWDFGDGTTSTELHPTHRYETPGCKEVSLRTTSLCGTESVSKQKIDYCETGDWQTVANYEVQGGINQFHYINAKEIWASNIKSLYYSKDAGKTFEQIAFKADAIKTTDYIRSTAFKGDNGVIFFWTNKGNKRVYQIYITDDKGKTWKISKEFTDYSMGFINYGNTCMIVSYDPKSPAYISYNLGKLWFELKLPFPNGIRSLDYKDNVLVAVQRNPALGLTKNSASYSLDEGKTWNTQPLPPFIYMSVIDTDNVYLLTETFEILHVQDRFRSIKKIYQFQDLRYLNQMIFKDLNHGYLLTGEKIYFTSDGGKNWDEQNCLGENIRMLQTDHNNNFFALNDSNLLRYIPIGVKPECSTFYKDEGKEINPVNIFPNPVLSGEQFQVVNNTKGMLTIDIFDFTGRLVISSNVIDSNDIYCGTVLNSGNYIVRIFEEDTRKYFSKVITVL
- a CDS encoding thioredoxin family protein is translated as MPRILVIIFLFTVCLSCNKEDLNTGPKVLEDISGVADYDAKIQQGVSLMFFHATWCSICASQRPDVEGLVKDPSLSKVTFGQVDFEKNKDTNQKYNITGFPTITIYKDGVEKHRLSGKGHTQEKLTELLKALL
- a CDS encoding carboxymuconolactone decarboxylase family protein, with the translated sequence MSNHYFNPEDLKKFGNITEFQEPMGKKFFEWYGEVFAEGALTKREKSLIALAVAHAVGCPYCMDAYTSGCLSEGADEEQMMEAVHVAAAIKGGATLVNSVMMMNQVKSKLM
- the arsS gene encoding arsenosugar biosynthesis radical SAM protein ArsS (Some members of this family are selenoproteins.) — protein: MSIRQKSKSLSSSHNQLSDTFFQLKVLNGEALVPDTFTSFSEKIVTHLTPRVPEILQINIGKLCNQTCAHCHVDAGPDKKVENMNKVTLEKCLQILSKFDIPTVDITGGAPEMNPHFRWFVEECTKLGKKVMNRCNLTIIRANKKYYDLPAFFAQHKVHVISSLPYFSKTRTDSQRGDGVFDDSIEALKMLNSVGYGNQDSGLILDLVYNPSGAFLPGDQHGLEVEFKRQLSRKFGIEFNNLFAITNLPISRFLDYLISSDNYESYMQTLEDAYNPATLDGLMCRYTLSVSWDGYIYDCDFNQMLDLKVASTSQHINHFDMDVLMNRKIVVNQHCYGCTAGAGSSCGGEIA
- the dnaX gene encoding DNA polymerase III subunit gamma/tau; the encoded protein is MNKFVVSARKYRPSSFDEVIGQDHVAKTLKNALQTGQLAHSFLFTGPRGVGKTTCARILAKVINCENPINKTEACNKCNSCISFADNASFNILELDAASNNSVENIRSLIEQVRFRPQEGKYKIFIIDEVHMLSQAAFNAFLKTLEEPPEYAIFILATTEKHKIIPTILSRCQIFDFKRIQIEDAVIQLQKICEAEGRKAEHEALHTIAVKADGAMRDALSIFDKVASSAGETITYKDVIANLNLLDYEYYFKVTDAFLREDFNDVLLTLNEVIRLGFDPEQFVQGLADHLREVMIAKDPSTIQMMEASDDLKIRYQNQALLAKSAFLLSALNILNQCDINLPRVKNRRLHVEIALSKISYLSRLVQKDLVSGEPQEKKTEVVREPDSVIISTPVNNEEVQPNSNQKSTENAESTDITSEIISPHNDTFEHQEKQTAQPKPPASIPGLSNIEAIKKSIADKEASKAESRKNLNIDAVKEIWKSYTELNPSKSVQTALGIALLDLDGKVIKVDVPTTISRDMILQESQLVENLRNQLGTADLILNVTVNKDLFPDYEDNRPVQAMTQREKYILMLEKNPGLGLLSKKIELKLDAEIM